A part of Halictus rubicundus isolate RS-2024b chromosome 4, iyHalRubi1_principal, whole genome shotgun sequence genomic DNA contains:
- the LOC143353274 gene encoding von Hippel-Lindau tumor suppressor homolog, with amino-acid sequence MDDDDDRKPMWLELMWNRLTLQRGIRNSQERRQWCREVPKMLLNRQEGRVQHLRSLNNNEKSFVRFRNRTNRNVELYWIDYRGQALSFGTLPVGESVDMDTFVTHPWIFVDEENGDRYVVKQKDVFFPEAYRKSNKPARTLVFIEVPIYTLEELALRVIIRHLRHPQHIHRLEIPTVLKAEMELRVKLCQKMCKDPSRRG; translated from the exons ATGGACGACGATGATGATCGCAAACCGATGTGGCTAGAACTCATGTGGAATCGACTGACGCTGCAACGTGGGATACGGAACTCGCAGGAACGACGGCAGTGGTGTCGCGAGGTGCCGAAAATGTTGCTGAATCGGCAGGAGGGTAGGGTTCAGCATCTCCGTTCGCTGAACAACAACGAGAAGTCCTTCGTTAGGTTCCGCAACAGGACCAATCGCAACGTGGAGTTGTATTGGATCGATTACCGGGGCCAGGCGCTCAGCTTCGGCACGCTGCCGGTCGGCGAGAGCGTGGATATGGACACCTTCGTCACCCATCCGTGGATCTTCGTTGACGAGGAGAACGGCGACAG GTACGTGGTGAAGCAGAAGGACGTGTTTTTCCCGGAGGCGTACAGGAAGTCGAATAAGCCCGCCAGGACTCTCGTGTTCATCGAGGTGCCGATCTACACGCTGGAGGAGCTGGCTTTGAGAGTGATCATCAGACACCTGCGACACCCGCAGCACATCCACCGGCTCGAAATCCCGACGGTCCTCAAGGCCGAGATGGAGTTGAGGGTTAAACTGTGTCAGAAAATGTGTAAAGACCCGTC CCGGCGTGGCTAA